The following proteins come from a genomic window of Anopheles ziemanni chromosome 3, idAnoZiCoDA_A2_x.2, whole genome shotgun sequence:
- the LOC131286251 gene encoding uncharacterized protein LOC131286251: protein MFVYFALLATLVGLAHGQCSVNIRTNLNALEPLFLRNNQLWAPDGPALQWNAGESTLIACPGNNIVNTGSPTATITCVSGTTFTLNGQSVNIANVACQSRTTGHLQNTGQSCGGAGTLLNLGFEVPSVGFVTYIQSCYNMQTASVIYTRHVIPGTAINHSISESYRPSFKTVGTASHVAPATSYTTAQQAIRFAQLLGSQAQADRFITTSSYLSRGHLSPDADGIFRPWQWATYFYVNVAPQWQATNAGNWLVVENAARTVSGRLNEDVLIFNGAHDILTLPHVNGQQVPITLEAGGIQTPKWYWKIIKSPRTNAAIALVNNNDPFRTSMPAGEMLCQDVCGQYGWSNANYGNFARGYTYCCTVADLRRAIPSIPAEADAANVLRY, encoded by the exons ATGTTTGTCTACTTCGCGCTTCTGGCCACCCTTGTGGGGTTGGCCCATGGCC AGTGTAGTGTCAATATCCGGACGAACCTGAACGCGTTGGAGCCTCTGTTCCTGCGCAACAATCAGCTGTGGGCCCCGGATGGACCGGCTTTGCAGTGGAACGCTGGCGAGTCGACCCTCATCGCCTGTCCGGGAAATAATATTGTCAACA CTGGAAGTCCAACGGCGACCATTACCTGCGTGTCCGGTACTACTTTTACCCTTAACGGGCAGAGTGTGAACATTGCCAACGTTGCTTGCCAGTCCCGTACGACGGGTCATCTGCAGAACACCGGTCAGAGctgtggtggtgctggtacTTTGCTGAACTTGGGCTTCGAGGTGCCTTCGGTCGGTTTTGTGACGTACATTCAGTCGTGTTATAACATGCAAACGGCTTCCGTCATCTACACTCGCCATGTGATCCCTGGTACTGCTATTAACC ATAGCATCAGTGAATCGTATCGTCCGTCGTTCAAGACTGTAGGCACGGCATCGCACGTTGCCCCGGCAACCTCCTACACCACGGCTCAGCAGGCCATTCGTTTTGCCCAGCTGCTTGGATCGCAGGCTCAGGCGGATCGCTTCATCACCACTAGCTCCTACCTGTCCCGTGGCCATCTGTCCCCCGATGCGGACGGTATCTTCCGGCCCTGGCAGTGGGCCACCTACTTCTACGTTAACGTGGCACCTCAGTGGCAGGCCACTAATGCGGGCAACTGGTTGGTTGTGGAGAACGCCGCCCGTACCGTATCTGGCCGGCTTAATGAGGACGTGCTGATCTTCAACGGTGCGCACGATATTCTAACGCTACCGCACGTCAACGGACAGCAGGTTCCGATCACACTCGAGGCTGGCGGTATCCAGACGCCCAAGTGGTACTGGAAGATCATCAAGTCGCCGCGTACGAACGCCGCCATTGCGCTGGTCAACAACAACGATCCGTTCCGCACGAGCATGCCAGCCGGAGAGATGCTGTGCCAGGACGTTTGCGGTCAGTACGGCTGGTCCAACGCGAACTATGGCAACTTTGCACGAGGCTACACCTACTGCTGCACCGTTGCAGACCTGCGTCGGGCCATCCCCAGCATTCCGGCCGAAGCTGATGCAGCGAACGTGTTGCGCTATTAA